The following proteins come from a genomic window of Nitrospirota bacterium:
- a CDS encoding flagellar motor protein MotB, giving the protein MRGRHRGEEEHDNHERWLISYADFITLMFTFFAALYALSSVDKAKMEKFSGSLKQTFKVIDEPIHVYEDKSKSIVEEMQNLVKGVEGVTVKSEPRGVVVTFSDQALFASGSAEMKQEASAVLEKIAAKLPAISGRITIEGHTDNVPISGRYTSNWELSTARAASMLHALVAKGADPNRFTIAGYAEYRPVASNDTEEGRTRNRRVEMIIGQKAEVASGL; this is encoded by the coding sequence ATGAGAGGAAGGCACAGAGGAGAGGAAGAGCACGATAACCACGAGCGGTGGCTCATCTCGTACGCGGATTTCATCACGCTCATGTTCACCTTTTTCGCCGCGCTCTATGCTCTCTCCTCGGTCGATAAGGCGAAGATGGAGAAGTTTTCTGGATCGCTGAAGCAGACGTTCAAAGTCATCGACGAGCCGATCCATGTCTACGAGGACAAAAGCAAGAGCATCGTCGAAGAGATGCAGAACCTCGTGAAGGGAGTAGAAGGCGTTACGGTGAAGAGCGAGCCGCGGGGCGTCGTGGTGACTTTTTCCGATCAGGCGCTCTTTGCCTCGGGCTCTGCTGAAATGAAGCAGGAGGCCTCTGCCGTGCTCGAGAAGATCGCCGCCAAGCTCCCGGCGATCTCAGGCCGTATCACTATAGAAGGGCATACGGATAATGTGCCGATTTCGGGCAGGTACACGTCGAACTGGGAGCTTTCCACCGCGAGGGCGGCGAGCATGCTCCATGCGCTCGTCGCAAAGGGCGCTGATCCCAACAGGTTCACCATAGCCGGGTATGCGGAATACCGGCCTGTGGCGAGCAACGATACGGAAGAGGGGAGGACGCGCAACCGCAGGGTCGAAATGATCATCGGCCAGAAGGCCGAGGTGGCCAGCGGGTTATAG
- the fliS gene encoding flagellar export chaperone FliS, which yields MINPAYALNAYKQTQVETTTNPMELIVMLYDGAMESLDKAAAAMMMKELPVKIKYIDKGLAIIEELLNSLNAEAGGEIALQLEDLYFYMIKEITLANISNDPEKIRHIIVLLKELREAWVHIRNTL from the coding sequence ATGATCAACCCTGCCTACGCGCTCAATGCCTACAAGCAGACGCAGGTGGAGACGACGACCAATCCCATGGAGCTGATCGTCATGCTGTACGACGGCGCAATGGAGTCTCTCGACAAAGCCGCTGCCGCCATGATGATGAAGGAGCTCCCGGTCAAGATCAAGTATATCGATAAGGGGCTGGCGATCATCGAGGAGCTTCTCAATTCACTCAATGCTGAAGCGGGCGGTGAAATAGCGCTGCAGCTCGAAGACCTCTATTTTTACATGATTAAGGAAATAACGCTTGCGAACATAAGCAACGACCCTGAAAAAATCAGGCATATAATAGTTCTCCTCAAGGAATTGCGGGAAGCGTGGGTCCATATACGAAATACGCTGTAG
- a CDS encoding PilZ domain-containing protein: MDEEKYMRMREFSRVDAHLPFAVRLVPLDERKTLRSRVSGERVLAESQVLPDLQDKLLNDWIKLLNAKLDTVISILTFQKEGFGSLPIASVNISGAGIGFASAEKYTAGDVLEIKMILPMMPPVALYVYGEAVNIEKRMDSYYIGTKFIAIDEEIRDEIVKFVFRRQREILREKRR, encoded by the coding sequence ATGGATGAAGAGAAATACATGAGGATGAGGGAGTTCTCCCGCGTTGACGCGCATCTGCCCTTTGCCGTACGCCTCGTTCCTCTGGATGAGAGGAAGACCCTCCGCAGCAGGGTATCGGGAGAGAGGGTGCTCGCCGAGTCACAGGTGCTGCCCGATCTCCAGGATAAGCTCCTCAATGACTGGATAAAGCTCCTGAATGCGAAGCTCGATACCGTTATCAGCATCCTCACCTTCCAGAAGGAGGGGTTCGGGTCGCTGCCGATCGCATCGGTGAACATCAGCGGCGCCGGCATTGGATTCGCTTCGGCGGAAAAATACACTGCCGGCGACGTGCTCGAGATAAAGATGATCCTCCCCATGATGCCGCCGGTGGCGCTCTATGTCTACGGGGAGGCGGTCAATATCGAGAAGAGGATGGACAGCTATTATATCGGTACGAAGTTTATCGCCATCGATGAAGAGATACGGGACGAGATCGTCAAGTTCGTATTCAGGAGACAGCGGGAGATACTGAGGGAGAAGAGGAGGTAG
- a CDS encoding flagellar protein FlaG: MNITAINISGTKAVNSAEDVSAGTARQTKEKPNRSLLIAPEAKSSQESGEPEKKAEVIEPVKADMLKAFFAVDRDDNVVIRFVDSEGKIVKQFPPEEYLEMMKQLEETVESLFSVKV; encoded by the coding sequence ATGAATATAACGGCGATAAACATATCAGGTACGAAGGCTGTCAACAGTGCCGAGGATGTCTCGGCAGGTACTGCCCGGCAGACGAAAGAGAAGCCGAACCGGTCCTTGCTTATCGCTCCGGAAGCAAAGTCTTCGCAGGAGTCCGGTGAGCCGGAGAAGAAGGCCGAGGTTATCGAGCCGGTCAAAGCGGATATGCTCAAGGCCTTTTTTGCGGTCGATAGGGACGATAATGTGGTGATCCGGTTCGTCGATAGTGAAGGCAAGATCGTCAAGCAGTTTCCGCCGGAAGAGTATCTCGAGATGATGAAACAGCTCGAGGAGACTGTTGAGAGCCTTTTCAGCGTGAAGGTGTAG
- a CDS encoding flagellar motor protein MotB, with product MADKSKIIIIKKIKKGHDGHHGGSWKVAYADFVTAMMAFFLLMWLLAMVSPEKRAAVSYYFKHFNLFEKENRSSGQSFMQESTQIFEQAGGDVQSSTAAFGKGGRELTAEELKEKLKKDIEEKLKALKDQAIVDTIEGGVRVQLVDMDGRPMFQSGSAQLTDRAREILRLLSENMRDLPNRIAIEGHTDAAPLKTGQITNWELSTQRASTARRELEAYGVDPGRVARVVGYADTELLLKDKPHDPRNRRISIILLQQKDRPAAPAHAPAAEPKAVSAPEPPAAVPAAPLPQEKPPARQIAPVRQRPPAAAAQDTGTIRQPQQRSAPQQEHKSNSLEQDIGIREAPIDMRKPSIAPDLGRRKEH from the coding sequence ATGGCCGATAAGTCGAAGATAATCATTATAAAGAAGATCAAGAAGGGCCACGACGGGCACCACGGCGGCAGCTGGAAAGTCGCGTATGCCGACTTCGTCACTGCCATGATGGCCTTTTTTCTTCTCATGTGGCTGCTCGCCATGGTCTCACCCGAAAAGCGGGCCGCGGTTTCGTATTACTTCAAACACTTCAATCTCTTCGAGAAGGAGAACAGGAGCTCCGGGCAGTCGTTTATGCAGGAGTCGACACAGATATTCGAGCAGGCGGGAGGCGATGTCCAGTCATCCACCGCGGCCTTCGGCAAAGGCGGGCGGGAGCTCACTGCCGAGGAGCTCAAGGAGAAGCTCAAGAAGGATATCGAGGAGAAGCTGAAGGCCCTGAAGGACCAGGCCATTGTCGATACCATCGAGGGTGGTGTCAGGGTTCAGCTGGTCGATATGGACGGGAGGCCGATGTTCCAGTCGGGGAGCGCCCAACTGACCGACCGGGCCAGGGAAATACTGAGACTGCTGAGTGAAAACATGAGGGACCTGCCGAACCGGATCGCGATCGAAGGGCATACCGACGCAGCGCCCCTCAAGACGGGCCAGATCACCAACTGGGAGCTCTCGACGCAGCGGGCGTCGACCGCGAGACGGGAGCTCGAGGCCTACGGGGTAGACCCGGGGAGGGTCGCCCGGGTAGTGGGCTATGCCGATACCGAGCTGCTCCTCAAGGATAAACCCCACGATCCGCGAAACCGGCGTATCAGCATCATCCTCCTGCAGCAGAAGGACCGTCCCGCTGCCCCGGCTCATGCTCCTGCAGCTGAGCCGAAAGCGGTATCCGCTCCGGAACCGCCTGCCGCCGTGCCCGCAGCGCCGCTGCCCCAGGAAAAGCCGCCGGCCCGACAGATAGCGCCTGTCAGACAGAGGCCGCCTGCAGCCGCGGCGCAGGACACCGGCACTATCAGACAGCCTCAGCAGAGGAGCGCGCCGCAGCAGGAGCACAAGAGCAACTCTCTGGAGCAGGATATCGGCATCAGGGAGGCTCCCATCGATATGAGGAAACCCTCGATCGCCCCGGACCTCGGCAGGAGAAAAGAGCACTAG
- the motA gene encoding flagellar motor stator protein MotA: protein MFALIGAMVVLGSVLGGYLWHGGNLHVLFQPSEYLIIGGAAIGGFIIASPPKVMRSVFQGLLNILKGKAYTKADYMEVLLLMSEIFSKIRKEGLVSIEADVDNPEASKIFSAYPKFLKNHHAVALVTDTLRTVMTTSIAPHELESLLDSELEAHHEELMIPSKSINNVADALPGLGIVAAVVGVILTMAKISEPPEVLGHSIGAALVGTFLGVLMCYGFVGPAARNLEHIAGEEREYMNVLKVALVSFVGGAAPQIAVEFARRIIPGNVKPSFIEVEDALRELKK from the coding sequence ATGTTTGCTCTTATCGGCGCAATGGTGGTCCTCGGGTCGGTTCTCGGCGGCTATTTATGGCACGGCGGCAACCTCCACGTCCTCTTTCAGCCATCCGAGTACCTCATCATCGGCGGCGCGGCCATCGGCGGGTTCATCATAGCCTCTCCTCCCAAGGTTATGAGATCGGTTTTTCAGGGACTGCTGAATATCCTTAAGGGCAAGGCGTATACAAAGGCCGACTACATGGAGGTCCTGCTCCTCATGAGCGAAATATTCTCCAAGATCAGGAAAGAGGGGCTCGTCTCGATCGAGGCCGATGTGGACAACCCCGAGGCGAGCAAAATCTTCAGCGCCTACCCCAAGTTCCTCAAGAACCACCACGCCGTCGCACTGGTGACGGACACGCTCAGGACGGTCATGACGACCAGCATAGCTCCCCATGAGCTCGAGTCGCTCCTCGACAGCGAGCTCGAGGCGCACCACGAGGAGCTCATGATTCCGTCGAAGAGCATCAATAACGTTGCCGACGCGCTCCCGGGGCTCGGTATCGTCGCAGCGGTCGTCGGCGTTATCCTCACCATGGCGAAGATCAGCGAGCCCCCCGAGGTGCTGGGGCACAGCATCGGCGCGGCGCTCGTGGGAACGTTTCTCGGCGTTCTCATGTGCTACGGATTCGTGGGGCCCGCGGCCAGGAACCTCGAGCATATAGCAGGGGAAGAGCGCGAGTACATGAATGTCCTGAAAGTCGCGCTGGTATCCTTCGTCGGCGGCGCAGCGCCCCAGATAGCGGTCGAATTCGCGCGAAGGATTATTCCGGGCAACGTGAAGCCCAGCTTCATAGAGGTCGAAGACGCGCTCAGAGAGCTTAAAAAATAA
- the fliD gene encoding flagellar filament capping protein FliD: MATSPTGGSGLDINSIVSQLMQIEQRPLQRLQQRQADYQAKISAYATLLNGITTLKGAVSALKGASLGMSASLSDSTYLTASASSTAAAGTHTVQVGALASAQSVYSIRFGSSSGAVADLSTVMSQKLKLQVGTGTAKEITIDSTNNTLSGIRDAINTANAGVTAAIVKETDKFIIEAGKNDTVQFSDGSARTATIAAGTYTGAELATALQTALNGAGSTNTFAVDYNSTSLNKFTIKNDGGPAAVDLLWSDAGSTARQMLGFNVPTSTVAVGASATADSTADGTYKLTLASSMGASNRIVLQVDEDNDGTYTDAGAEADTFGLSALAFNPTYDAEGATNGGIRNMEQSAKGVDAKVKVNGIELFRGTNSISDVIEGITLNLVKADSNYPNGTAATLTVTQDTGALSVKISSFMGAYNQAMTAIKGLKGTTGQFGVLRGDSILTTLASTMKSITTTRYGNYETNNTLTWLGITHDKTGVLSFDSAKLTAALTADPSKVTDMLDKMATAYESTLNGYINTSIPSGQDGYKTRMKSVQLDMENMTKRLEKTEAGLRKKFINLDTLLTQLQGTGNYVTQQMDWLKKSFGGK, translated from the coding sequence ATGGCAACGAGTCCCACGGGTGGATCAGGGCTTGATATAAACTCGATCGTCAGCCAGCTGATGCAGATCGAGCAGCGGCCGCTCCAGCGGCTGCAGCAGCGGCAGGCCGATTATCAAGCTAAGATAAGCGCCTATGCCACGCTGTTGAACGGCATCACTACCCTGAAGGGCGCTGTTTCCGCTCTGAAAGGGGCCTCTCTGGGGATGTCCGCCTCGCTCTCCGACTCCACCTATCTTACCGCCTCCGCTTCCAGCACCGCTGCGGCGGGGACCCATACTGTCCAGGTAGGCGCTCTGGCGAGCGCTCAAAGCGTGTACTCGATCCGCTTCGGCTCATCGAGCGGCGCTGTTGCGGACCTCTCAACGGTGATGAGTCAGAAGTTGAAACTCCAGGTGGGGACCGGCACGGCGAAAGAGATAACCATAGACTCGACCAATAACACCCTTTCGGGAATCAGGGACGCCATCAACACCGCCAACGCCGGCGTTACGGCGGCTATTGTGAAGGAAACCGATAAATTCATTATAGAAGCGGGCAAGAACGACACTGTCCAATTCAGCGACGGGTCAGCAAGGACAGCGACTATTGCCGCAGGGACCTACACCGGTGCCGAGCTCGCCACGGCTCTGCAGACGGCCCTGAACGGGGCAGGCTCGACAAACACCTTTGCGGTGGACTACAATTCAACCTCACTGAACAAGTTCACCATCAAGAACGATGGGGGACCGGCTGCAGTGGATCTCCTCTGGTCCGACGCCGGGAGCACCGCACGCCAGATGCTGGGGTTCAATGTTCCTACCAGCACCGTCGCCGTCGGCGCGTCGGCTACTGCCGACAGCACGGCTGACGGAACCTATAAGCTTACCCTCGCCAGCTCGATGGGCGCCAGCAACAGGATTGTGCTGCAGGTCGATGAAGACAACGATGGCACATATACCGATGCGGGTGCAGAGGCGGACACCTTCGGGCTGTCGGCGCTCGCCTTTAACCCGACGTACGATGCCGAGGGCGCAACGAACGGCGGGATAAGAAACATGGAGCAGTCCGCCAAGGGAGTCGATGCGAAAGTAAAGGTCAACGGCATCGAGCTGTTCAGGGGAACCAACAGCATTAGTGACGTGATTGAAGGAATTACCCTGAATCTCGTAAAAGCGGACAGCAACTATCCCAACGGTACCGCTGCGACATTGACAGTCACCCAGGACACCGGTGCCCTATCGGTGAAAATCTCGTCGTTCATGGGCGCTTATAATCAGGCAATGACTGCCATAAAGGGCTTGAAGGGGACTACGGGCCAATTCGGCGTGCTGCGAGGTGATTCGATCCTGACCACTCTGGCAAGTACGATGAAGTCCATAACGACCACACGGTACGGCAATTACGAGACGAACAATACACTCACCTGGCTGGGCATTACCCACGACAAAACAGGGGTCCTGAGCTTTGATTCAGCCAAGTTGACCGCCGCCCTTACGGCTGACCCGAGCAAGGTGACCGACATGCTCGATAAGATGGCGACCGCCTACGAGTCGACATTGAACGGCTATATCAACACGAGTATCCCGTCCGGGCAGGATGGCTACAAGACGCGGATGAAGAGTGTACAGCTCGATATGGAGAACATGACGAAGCGATTGGAGAAGACCGAGGCCGGCCTTCGGAAGAAATTCATCAATCTCGATACGCTGCTCACGCAGCTCCAGGGAACCGGCAATTACGTAACGCAGCAGATGGACTGGTTAAAGAAGTCCTTTGGAGGGAAGTAA
- a CDS encoding DUF465 domain-containing protein: MTEQEVVETLKRENEEFRKLYQEHRELDTMLSELNKKHYLSPEEEVEVHRLKKEKLYKKDKIAELVKSYKATVH, encoded by the coding sequence ATGACAGAGCAGGAAGTCGTAGAGACCCTGAAGAGGGAGAACGAGGAGTTCAGGAAACTGTACCAGGAGCACCGCGAGCTCGATACGATGCTCTCTGAGCTGAACAAGAAGCACTATCTCTCGCCCGAAGAAGAGGTAGAGGTCCATAGACTCAAGAAAGAAAAGCTCTATAAAAAGGATAAAATAGCAGAGCTGGTAAAGAGCTACAAGGCTACCGTACACTAA
- a CDS encoding flagellar motor protein, producing the protein MDIAAVIGLLLGISAVVGGNIIEGGTTAHLVQGAAALIVLGGTFGATLLSFSTHDIINAFKALGFVFGRKSCEPTEVIEDILGLLVKARKMGLIAMESQVKNIENEFLRKGLNLVIDGMTPAMIKEILYQEITTYEETLKKASKVYESAGGYAPTIGILGAVLGLIQVMRNVADPSKIGGGIAVAFVATIYGVGSANLIFLPIGKKIMNRLKEEIFIRELIVEGVLGVESGVNPYFLKARLNAFLAEHDKEE; encoded by the coding sequence ATGGACATAGCGGCAGTCATCGGGCTCCTTCTCGGCATCAGTGCGGTGGTGGGAGGCAATATTATCGAGGGCGGCACCACGGCGCATCTGGTCCAAGGGGCTGCGGCGCTGATCGTCCTCGGCGGCACCTTCGGCGCGACCCTGCTCAGCTTTTCCACCCATGACATCATCAACGCCTTCAAAGCCCTCGGTTTTGTCTTCGGCAGGAAGTCCTGCGAGCCGACGGAAGTGATCGAAGATATCCTGGGGCTCCTCGTGAAGGCGAGGAAGATGGGCCTCATCGCGATGGAGTCCCAGGTGAAGAATATCGAGAACGAGTTCCTCCGGAAGGGGCTCAACCTCGTGATCGACGGTATGACCCCTGCGATGATCAAGGAGATCCTCTACCAGGAGATCACCACCTACGAGGAGACGCTCAAGAAGGCGTCGAAGGTCTACGAATCGGCGGGAGGATATGCCCCTACCATAGGAATCCTCGGGGCGGTACTGGGGTTGATTCAGGTGATGAGAAACGTGGCCGACCCCTCGAAAATAGGCGGCGGTATCGCTGTCGCGTTCGTGGCGACCATCTACGGGGTCGGTTCGGCGAACCTGATCTTCCTGCCGATAGGGAAGAAGATCATGAACAGGCTGAAGGAAGAGATCTTCATCCGCGAGCTCATCGTCGAGGGGGTGCTCGGTGTCGAGAGCGGGGTGAACCCTTACTTCCTGAAGGCGCGGCTGAATGCGTTCCTGGCGGAACACGACAAAGAGGAATAA
- a CDS encoding flagellin → MALTINTNLYALNTQRNLRKSESPLASAMQRLSSGLRINSSKDDAAGLAIATRMTRQITGLSVAMRNANDGVSFAQTAEGAMDEMVTALQRVYELANQSASYNTSLDRSSMNTEVTELVSELNRIVSQTRYNGEQFLNKSTSIAIQVGIEVNETLTIATSNVSPTAYGVQSSRTNFDDTTTNLQSIASSVAGISWAKSNGMAAGTTLAGVSLGDQISSDTLVNNSNAMITRINQYTAQTNVTAFSFGNTYVSTANVGTVDTAAGGVNVLAGYFSINGIAIGSTTNTASTSVGLASAVITAINAKTSQTGVTAVFLGTADTGATTYGIALVNTNGAEIKVSVSTANSGTASAAAAYFGTAGGSIAAGQNGQIIYSAPLGESSKAVSSATAAAAFGISTSLTAIALNNSKSINDIGITTVGDSNIAILAVKQGLETINSEKAKLGAKLNRLESTIRNLDNVRENISAAKSRTMDADFAVETANLTKSQIMQQAGISMLAQANTLPQQVLSLLGR, encoded by the coding sequence ATGGCTCTTACCATTAACACCAACCTGTATGCCCTCAACACCCAGAGAAACCTGAGAAAATCCGAATCGCCTCTCGCTTCAGCAATGCAGAGATTGTCGTCGGGCTTGAGGATCAACTCATCCAAGGACGACGCGGCCGGTCTCGCTATTGCAACCAGAATGACCCGCCAGATCACCGGTCTGTCGGTCGCGATGAGAAACGCCAACGACGGCGTGTCCTTTGCTCAGACCGCTGAAGGCGCGATGGATGAAATGGTGACCGCGCTCCAGAGAGTGTATGAGCTGGCCAACCAGTCGGCGAGCTACAACACCTCGCTGGACAGAAGCTCGATGAACACGGAAGTCACGGAGCTCGTGTCCGAGCTGAACCGTATCGTTTCACAGACCAGATATAATGGTGAGCAGTTCCTGAACAAGTCGACCAGTATCGCCATCCAGGTCGGTATTGAAGTCAATGAGACGCTGACCATCGCCACGAGCAACGTTTCGCCTACTGCTTATGGCGTCCAGTCCTCACGGACCAACTTCGATGATACCACGACAAACCTGCAGAGTATAGCAAGTAGTGTAGCCGGTATCAGTTGGGCCAAGAGTAACGGTATGGCTGCCGGCACTACTCTTGCTGGAGTGTCCCTCGGCGACCAGATCTCTTCCGATACTTTGGTCAACAATAGCAACGCGATGATCACCCGCATCAATCAGTACACGGCCCAGACGAATGTTACGGCCTTCTCATTCGGAAACACGTACGTTTCGACGGCAAATGTCGGCACCGTCGATACCGCTGCTGGCGGCGTTAATGTGCTTGCGGGCTATTTCAGCATCAACGGTATCGCCATTGGCTCAACAACCAACACTGCTTCAACCTCGGTTGGCTTGGCGAGCGCCGTTATAACGGCAATCAATGCCAAGACTTCCCAGACCGGCGTTACCGCTGTGTTCCTGGGCACCGCCGATACCGGCGCTACCACCTACGGTATCGCCCTGGTCAATACGAACGGAGCAGAGATCAAAGTGTCAGTATCCACCGCCAACTCCGGCACCGCGAGCGCTGCAGCGGCATACTTCGGCACCGCCGGCGGTTCTATTGCAGCGGGGCAGAATGGACAGATCATCTACAGCGCACCGTTGGGCGAGTCGTCCAAGGCCGTCTCCAGCGCCACCGCGGCGGCTGCATTCGGCATCTCGACCTCTCTGACAGCAATCGCTTTGAACAACTCGAAGTCGATCAACGATATCGGTATTACCACCGTTGGCGACTCGAACATCGCCATCCTCGCCGTAAAGCAGGGTCTCGAGACGATCAACAGCGAAAAGGCAAAGCTCGGCGCCAAACTGAACAGGCTCGAGTCCACTATCAGAAACCTTGACAACGTGCGCGAGAACATCAGCGCTGCTAAGTCGAGGACCATGGACGCCGACTTCGCCGTGGAGACCGCGAACCTGACGAAGTCGCAGATCATGCAGCAGGCCGGTATCTCGATGCTGGCCCAGGCGAACACGCTGCCGCAGCAGGTGCTCTCACTGCTCGGCAGGTAA
- the ilvD gene encoding dihydroxy-acid dehydratase: MRSTTIKKGLERVPHRALLYATGIPKSEMEKPFIGVATSFTDIIPGHIGMRDLERFIEKGVHSGGGYPFFFGIPGICDGIAMGHKGMHYSLASRELIADMVETIAEAHRLDGLVLLTNCDKITPGMLMAAARLNIPSIVVTAGPMLSGRYRGRRLNLTSDAFEAVGKYRQGLITDSELAALEMCACPGAGSCQGMYTANTMACVTESLGMSLPGCATAPAVLAQKRRLAFESGARIVSLIKKNMTPRKIMTAKAFQNAIMVDLALGGSTNTVLHIPAIAHEAGITLPLEIFDELSRKTPHITNMIPGGVYYMEDLDAAGGIPAVLKRLKPMLNANPTVSGKSITEIAAAAEVTDDDVIRPLEKAYHKEGGIAILKGNLAPQGAVVKQTAVSRNMMKFEGTARIFDSEEAGMKAILGGEIKAGDVMVIRYEGPKGGPGMREMLSPTAAIAGMGLSESVALITDGRFSGGTRGPCIGHVSPEAMEGGPIAVLKNGDRVRIDIPKRSIEVLLSEKEIDDRLSKWRQPKPKIRHGYLARYAKLVSSAGSGAIMRDE, translated from the coding sequence ATAAGGAGCACAACGATAAAAAAAGGGCTCGAGCGGGTTCCGCACCGCGCGCTCTTATACGCGACAGGCATTCCTAAGAGTGAAATGGAGAAGCCCTTCATAGGGGTGGCGACCAGCTTTACCGATATCATTCCCGGGCATATCGGGATGCGCGATCTCGAACGGTTCATCGAGAAAGGGGTACACTCCGGAGGAGGGTACCCTTTCTTTTTCGGGATCCCGGGCATCTGCGACGGCATCGCCATGGGGCATAAGGGCATGCACTACTCCCTCGCATCGAGGGAGCTGATCGCCGATATGGTAGAAACGATCGCCGAAGCGCATCGGCTCGACGGCCTCGTCCTGCTCACCAATTGCGATAAAATTACGCCCGGCATGCTCATGGCCGCCGCCCGTCTGAACATCCCCAGCATCGTCGTCACTGCAGGGCCGATGCTCTCGGGCCGCTACCGTGGCCGGAGGCTGAATTTGACGAGCGATGCCTTCGAGGCGGTGGGGAAGTACCGGCAGGGGCTGATAACCGACAGCGAGCTTGCGGCGCTCGAAATGTGCGCCTGTCCCGGCGCCGGCTCGTGCCAGGGCATGTATACGGCGAACACGATGGCGTGCGTGACCGAGTCGCTCGGCATGAGCCTCCCCGGCTGCGCCACGGCGCCGGCGGTCCTCGCCCAGAAGCGGCGCCTCGCTTTCGAGAGCGGGGCCAGGATCGTCAGCCTGATCAAGAAGAATATGACCCCGAGGAAGATAATGACCGCGAAGGCCTTCCAGAATGCCATCATGGTCGATCTCGCCCTCGGCGGCTCCACGAATACGGTGCTCCACATCCCGGCAATCGCGCATGAGGCCGGTATTACACTCCCCCTGGAGATCTTTGACGAGCTCAGCAGGAAGACCCCCCACATCACCAACATGATTCCCGGCGGGGTGTATTACATGGAAGACCTCGACGCAGCCGGAGGCATTCCTGCGGTGCTCAAACGCCTCAAGCCGATGCTCAACGCCAATCCCACCGTCTCCGGGAAGAGCATAACAGAAATCGCGGCTGCTGCTGAAGTAACTGATGATGATGTTATACGACCTCTCGAAAAGGCGTACCATAAAGAAGGCGGCATCGCGATACTGAAAGGAAATCTCGCTCCCCAGGGCGCGGTGGTCAAACAGACGGCGGTGAGCAGGAACATGATGAAGTTCGAGGGCACGGCCAGGATATTCGATTCGGAAGAGGCGGGGATGAAGGCCATCCTCGGCGGCGAGATCAAGGCGGGCGATGTCATGGTGATCCGCTATGAAGGACCCAAGGGCGGCCCCGGCATGAGGGAGATGCTGTCGCCGACCGCTGCCATCGCCGGAATGGGCCTCAGCGAGTCGGTGGCGCTGATTACCGATGGCCGGTTCTCGGGCGGCACCCGCGGCCCCTGCATCGGGCATGTCTCTCCCGAGGCGATGGAGGGAGGCCCTATCGCAGTGCTGAAGAACGGGGACCGCGTAAGGATCGATATCCCGAAGCGCTCGATAGAAGTGCTGCTCTCCGAAAAAGAGATCGATGACCGGCTTTCGAAGTGGCGCCAGCCGAAGCCGAAGATCCGGCACGGGTATCTCGCCCGCTATGCGAAGCTCGTGAGCTCTGCCGGCAGCGGCGCGATCATGCGCGACGAATAA